A stretch of Lathyrus oleraceus cultivar Zhongwan6 chromosome 6, CAAS_Psat_ZW6_1.0, whole genome shotgun sequence DNA encodes these proteins:
- the LOC127094746 gene encoding uncharacterized protein LOC127094746, which yields MDFGRRRTQKYTFKSPKLEDLREIGSLVVNHEDLKVKYGRLLPLLKTKMVDAVLATLVQFYDPLYQCFSFPDYQLVPILEEFYHMIGLPIPDQAPFSGLEEIPKHQDIAEAAHLRMFEIKANLTTKGGILGLPAKFLIDEARYFASMKSMDAFEAILALLIYGLFLFPNIDDFVDINAIKIFLIGNPVPTLLANVYHSVHLRNSHKGGMIICCTTLLYKWFISHLPRSTSFWDLKDGLIWSQKIMSLTHSDIDWFDRAYEGVKVIDSCGEFPNVPLHGTKGGINYNPILACRKFGYPMKDKPNTIFLESFLFKEGEDNKAFKENIVHAWRHVHKKGREVLGKLDYVSLEPYLQWVQARVVSLKMHYPRQEPLSLTVKEPSFVFMTDAEKLKITLTMMQREKDAWKNKYHIVHAENEELQRHLKKRNYEELANKKRKVQEDLFSSSIKPVPGSDNPPTLGASKMIIDKLVVENTQMKDRIKELNMKLQRGIGSPSQQLP from the coding sequence ATGGATTTTGGAAGAAGAAGAACTCAAAAGTACACTTTCAAGAGTCCAAAATTGGAGGATTTGAGAGAGATAGGATCTCTAGTGGTTAATCATGAAGACCTCAAAGTCAAATATGGAAGACTTCTACCTCTTTTGAAGACCAAGATGGTGGATGCGGTTCTTGCTACATTGGTTCAATTCTATGATCCATTGTACCAGTGCTTTAGCtttccagattatcagcttgtgcctataTTGGAGGAGTTTTATCACATGATTGGACTACCCATTCCTGATCAAGCCCCCTTTTCTGGTTTAGAAGAAATTCCAAAGCATCAAGACATTGCAGAAGCTGCTCATTTAAGGATGTTTGAGATCAAAGCTAATCTGACTACAAAAGGAGGAATTCTTGGTTTGCCAGCTAAATTCTTGATAGATGAGGCTCGTTATTTTGCTAGCATGAAGAGTATGGACGCTTTTGAGGCTATTCTTGCCTTACTCATCTATGGGTTGTTCCTCTTCCCTAATATTGACGACTTTGTTGACATTAATGCTATCAAAATATTCCTAATTGGAAATCCAGTTCCTACCTTGCTTGCAAATGTTTACCATTCAGTCCATCTCAGGAATTCTCATAAGGGAGGAATGATCATATGTTGTACAACTCTGCtctacaagtggtttatttcacacttgcctcgGTCTACTTCCTTTTGGGACCTCAAGGATGGTTTGATATGGTCACAAAAGATTATGTCTCTCACTCATTCTGACATTGATTGGTTTGATCGTGCTTATGAGGGGGTGAAAgttattgatagttgtggtgagtttcctaatgtacctcttcATGGCACAAAGGGAGGCATTAACTACAACCCAATTTTGGCTTGCCGTAAATTTGGATACCCAATGAAGGACAAGCCCAACACCATCTTCTTAGAGAGTTTCTTATTCAAGGAAGGAGAAGACAACAAAGCGTTCAAAGAAAATATTGTACATGCCTGGCGCCACGTCCATAAAAAAGGAAGAGAAGTTCTAGGGAAGCTAGATTACGTCTCTTTGGAGCCTTATCTCCAATGGGTGCAAGCTAGGGTCGTCAGTTTGAAAATGCATTATCCTCGACAAGAGCCTTTGTCTTTAACTGTTAAAGAACCTTCTTTTGTTTTCATGACTGATGCGGAGAAACTCAAGATTACTTTGACTATGATGCAACGAGAAAAGGATGCTTGGAAGAACAAGTATCATATCGTCCACGCCGAGAATGAAGAGCTTCAAAGACACTTGAAGAAAAGGAATTATGAAGAGCTTGCTAACAAGAAAAGGAaggtgcaagaggatttattttcctctagcatTAAGCCAGTTCCTGGTTCAGATAATCCTCCTACTTTAGGCGCTTCGAAGATGATTATCGACAAGCTAGTGGTTGAAAATACTCAGATGAAGGACCGAATCAAGGAGCTTAATATGAAGCTACAAAGAGGGATTGGATCTCCTTCTCAGCAACTTCCTTAG